One Narcine bancroftii isolate sNarBan1 chromosome 3, sNarBan1.hap1, whole genome shotgun sequence DNA window includes the following coding sequences:
- the LOC138758383 gene encoding G-protein coupled receptor 54-like, whose amino-acid sequence MEPGANGTESATAAPMGPDAWPFNLTGDEGPPFLTDAWLVPLFFSLLTLVGLVGNSLVVYVISTRRQLRTATNCYIVNLATTDIIFLVCCVPFTATLYPMPSWIFGDFMCKFVNYLQQVTVQATCITLMAMSVDRCYATVSPLRSLRHRTPRLAMVVSVAIWIGSFILSIPMAMYHRIAQGYWYGLQTYCIEAFPTKSQQRAFIIYTFLAVYLLPLVTICVCYVVILQRMGQPLVRPIDGNYQKVHHLSERSIAMRTKITRMVVVIVLLFTVCWGPIQIFLVVQGFYTGFQVNFETYKIKTWANCMSYANSSINPIVYAFMGESFRKSFRKAFPFMFKKQVRDGTFTNGSRNAEMKFVTEES is encoded by the exons ATGGAGCCCGGTGCCAACGGCACGGAGAGCGCCACCGCAGCTCCGATGGGGCCGGACGCGTGGCCCTTCAACCTGACCGGGGACGAAGGTCCCCCCTTCCTCACCGACGCCTGGCTCGTCCCCCTCTTCTTCTCCCTGTTGACGCTGGTGGGACTGGTGGGGAACTCGCTGGTGGTCTATGTGATCTCCACCCGGCGGCAGCTCAGGACGGCGACCAACTGCTACATCG TTAACCTGGCTACGACGGACATCATCTTCCTGGTGTGCTGTGTGCCGTTCACAGCCACTCTGTACCCCATGCCCAGTTGGATCTTCGGAGACTTCATGTGCAAATTTGTCAACTACCTCCAGCAG gTTACAGTCCAGGCCACCTGTATAACGCTGATGGCCATGAGCGTTGATCGCTGCTATGCCACGGTCTCCCCACTCCGGTCTCTGCGCCACCGCACGCCCAGGCTAGCCATGGTGGTCAGCGTGGCAATCTGGATTG GTTCCTTTATTCTGTCGATTCCCATGGCCATGTACCACAGGATCGCACAGGGCTATTGGTATGGGCTGCAGACGTACTGCATCGAGGCATTCCCCACAAAGTCCCAACAGAGAGCCTTCATCATCTACACTTTCCTTGCAGTCTACCTACTTCCCCTGGTCACCATCTGTGTGTGCTACGTGGTCATCCTACAGAGAATGGGTCAGCCGCTGGTCAGGCCCATTGACGGCAATTATCAG AAAGTACATCATTTATCAGAGAGGTCAATTGCCATGAGGACCAAGATTACCAGGATGGTGGTCGTGATCGTGCTGCTGTTCACTGTGTGTTGGGGCCCCATCCAGATCTTCCTCGTCGTTCAGGGTTTCTACACTGGCTTCCAAGTCAACTTTGAGACCTACAAGATCAAAACCTGGGCCAATTGCATGTCTTATGCTAACTCCTCCATCAACCCGATTGTCTACGCCTTCATGGGCGAGAGCTTCAGGAAATCCTTCAGAAAAGCTTTTCCTTTCATGTTTAAGAAACAGGTGAGAGATGGCACCTTCACCAATGGCTCCAGAAATGCAGAGATGAAGTTTGTCACCGAGGAATCGTAA